A window from Sphingobium sp. EM0848 encodes these proteins:
- a CDS encoding DUF938 domain-containing protein has protein sequence MTDRPEPWEPGSGPVAAGKRHAPATERNRDAIVAVLREELPQSGLMLEVASGSGEHAIHFAAAFPDLDWQPSDPDPVALASIAAWREEAGLSNLRPPVRLDAAAPWPAERADAILCINMVHISPWAATLGLLRGAGACLSPDGLLYLYGPYVREGVETAPSNLAFDASLKARDPRWGLRRVEDVIAAAYAEGLRFDRLVEMPANNLSLLFRRR, from the coding sequence ATGACGGACAGGCCGGAGCCGTGGGAACCCGGTTCCGGCCCCGTGGCGGCGGGCAAGCGTCATGCGCCCGCCACGGAACGCAACCGTGACGCCATAGTCGCGGTTTTGCGCGAGGAGTTGCCGCAATCCGGTCTTATGCTGGAGGTGGCGAGCGGCAGCGGCGAACATGCGATCCATTTCGCCGCCGCCTTTCCCGATCTCGACTGGCAACCCAGCGATCCCGATCCGGTCGCGCTGGCGTCCATCGCTGCGTGGCGGGAGGAAGCGGGCCTCTCCAATCTTCGCCCGCCGGTCAGGCTGGATGCCGCTGCGCCCTGGCCGGCGGAACGCGCCGACGCGATCCTCTGCATCAACATGGTCCATATTTCGCCATGGGCCGCGACGCTTGGCCTGCTGCGCGGGGCAGGGGCGTGCCTGTCTCCCGATGGCCTGCTTTACCTCTACGGCCCCTATGTGCGGGAAGGCGTGGAAACGGCGCCCAGCAATCTTGCCTTCGATGCGTCGCTCAAGGCACGCGATCCGCGATGGGGCCTGCGCCGGGTGGAGGATGTGATCGCTGCCGCCTATGCCGAAGGGCTGCGCTTCGACCGCCTTGTGGAAATGCCCGCCAACAATCTGTCGCTTCTGTTCCGGCGGCGCTAA